The Sphaerodactylus townsendi isolate TG3544 linkage group LG02, MPM_Stown_v2.3, whole genome shotgun sequence DNA segment aagccctctTGAGAACAGCgggacttacttccgagtaaataTGCCTAGGACCGCGCTCGTCCTGAAATTAGTGGAGCGTAAAAGGTGCCTGGATGGTGACCCGAACGGATCCCTTTCCAGGCACCTTTGGGGGACAAACGCCTATCAGTCACAGCCGGAACCCCAAACTCACCGAATCCCTCCGTTGCGCGGGATTCCCACCCCAAGTTGAACCGAATTTAACTCCGTGGTTTTCGGAGGGGGGAATAAAAAAAAACCGGACTTCTAGGTGAGGTGTGAACTGGTTTCTCCACAGCCCAAGGACAAATTCATATTTAAgaacttggggcgggggggggtctgGTAGGGCTAGTTTTGCAGGGAAGATGCTTTCCTCctacttcaccccccccccaaacacacacacacttctttgctgattttttcaacggttttctttctcctcctaaaTATCAAAAGTATTTTCTTAACTCCCCATTCCCAGGTTCCCccagatgttgggggtggagcaaagAAAAGTGAGTTTTGGTCGGCTACTTGTGGCAGGTCGAGGGACTACACCGGTTCCCAATGATTTCCCAGCAAGCAGAATAACTCCGGAACTCCACTGAAATCTGTGGGGTTTACTTTCAGGGAAGCACGTGCGCAACGCTGCCGTAAAGCGGATTGTAATCCGCATCTCCCCCAAAAATCTactaacagtgtgtgtgtggggggggggggtgctcttgAGACCCGCCTTGTAGCCCCAGTGATTGTGAATTCTCACAAAAATAGGCTCGAGAGGTGTCACGAAACACGCTAGCCAGGACCTTCCAGGGGTTTCACATCTGGGCGCCTCTCAGGTGTGCCAATAATCCCAGAGGAGTCGCCAGctcaatgcaatcctatgcagagttgccaCCTAGGGGTCTAGTCCGGAATGGTACCTCACGGTTGACTTCGTTgcagcaataaataaaataaaataaacgaaCAGGAGCCTCGCGGCACTTcaaaggctgatgggattttATTCCAATCTCGAATATCTGGGTCTCCTGGCATCTCTGAAAGGAGACGCTCGTCCGCAAAAAATGCGTTCTGGAATAATAATCCGGTTAGTCCTTGATGTGCCGCTGGACTCCAGTCTCTTTCCAGTCCAGATTAAACCAGACGGGAGGTTCCAGGCGTTCAGGCCTTGGGGCAGTTCCACCCTCTTTGGCCAGGGACGCGTCTCTAAAGTTTGGGAAAGGTTGTCGGGGGCGGGGAATGGCTCCCCCTTTTGGTCCACCTGGTTCGGCCAACAGAGAGTCCCATTGACTTGCCAGGGAAACGGGGaaacaaagagagaaaaggggggtcgCGCGTGctcctggtgggggggggagcggccAAGGCCACAGCCCGAGAGATGACCAGCTGGTGCACAGCCGCTTGCACAAGGCCAAGCAAGGGACTCTGAGGGGCAAGAGGGCGGGGCGGTGGGGCGTGGTCGAGGGCGGGGCCTCCCCtgtcctcctcctcatcttcctccccctcccctccctccccgcggtGGGAGGGCGGCCCCCTTAACTGTGCGCGTAGAAGCCGTAGTAGCCGACGTCCTTGGCGCAGGGCTTGTCGCAGTCCCGGGGCGCCAGGGGGGGCTCGCTCTTGAGCGGCGAGGAGCTCTCGGACGCCGGGGTGCCCGCCGGGGAGAGCCGCCGGCGCTTGGCCTGCTCGTAAATCCCGGAGTCGCCGGAGTCGATGGACTTGATGGACGAGGGGGTCTCGATCCAGCTGGGGTCGGACAGGTCCTTGGGCGGCTTGGAGTCCTCggccggcggcggcggagggggcGGCGGCGCCACCAGGGGGGAGCGCTCGGGGGCCGCCAGGCCGTCGGGCtcttcgccgccgccgcccgccccgACGGGCAAGTAGGGGTTGGCCCCGGCCCGGCCGCCGCCCGCGCCGCCGTTGGCCCAGCAGGAAAGGGACTTGGCGCAGTACTGGGGCGGGCTGCGGGCGCCCCAGCCCGAGGGGTCCGGGTAGTAGCCCAGCGGGCGCCCCGTGCAGCCGGCCGCCTGCAGGGGCAGCGCCTTGACGCCGGCCGCCGCGTAGGACAGCAGGGTGGCCGCGTTGCCCGCCAGCTCGCCGGCCGGGTCGTAAGCCGAGGCGGTGAAGTCCAGCCGGTTGTTGGACGGCGCGACGAACCAGCGCTGGGGCGAGGGCGCGCCGGGCTCCTCGGCTTGCTGCGGCGACAGGAGGCCGTTGGGGGGCGCCACGCCGCGCTCCGGCCCGCCCGGCCCCACgcccgccccgccgccgccggcgCCCGGGTGGTGGTGCGGGGGGTGGAAGCCCCGCGCCTTGGCGTAGTTGCTGACGAACTGGTCCGGCAAGAAGGAGCCCGCCATGGCGTAGCGGGCGCCCGGCACGATCTGCGAGCGAGGCGAGTCGTTGGGCGACGGGGTCAGCCGGTCCATGTCGCAGCCCGTGTAGATCCTGCCGGGGGAGAGGCAAACAGAGACCGGGGCCCCACGTGAACAGGCGCACGCCAAACCCAACATTGCCCGAGACTAGCACGGAGAAGGCGGGCCACCCGACACTGCCAGGGGCTAGCAGAGAAGAGGCCAGCCTGCGGGACTCCCCGCTACTGGCTCTCCAGGCCACACGCACCAGAGCCGGCTGGCGAATTGCAAGTCTGGTCTCCTCTCCTCtctggggagcggggggggggcgagatgGGGGTTAGGCCCATCGGACTCAGTGGGGGTCCGTTCCCTATAGGTACGCACGGGAACAAGCAGCAAAGAGGGGCGCCTAATATCTCCTAACAATAAACTGAAGGGGGGTTTTCTCCGAGTTTCCTGAGATCGAACAGAGAAATGGCAAACCCCATAAAACTCCATGGGGGTCCCAATGGGGTCGGTTCCGAATAAATATGCGCGCGGTCGAGCTGCGAGTGTCGAATGCAAATCACATTTCTGGGGAGAAGAGGCCGTGGAACTCCACCGGATTTCTTTCGGACTCCCAGACGCGTAAAATTTCTATCCTAACCCTACCTGCTCAAGAGGAACCCAATGCATTCCGGGCAAATACGCGCAGGACCGATGGCAAGCTCCGGAATTCTTTTCTAGTGACAGTAGATCTGAACTAGATTATCGAGAATACCTCTGCACATG contains these protein-coding regions:
- the TBR1 gene encoding T-box brain protein 1 isoform X1, with translation MFPYPGQHNPAAAFSIASPGRYMAHHPVLANGAYNSLLSNSAPQGYPAAGYPYPQQYGHSYQGAPFYQFPSGAQAGLVPGKAQVYLCNRPLWLKFHRHQTEMIITKQGRRMFPFLSFNISGLDPTAHYNIFVDVILADPNHWRFQGGKWVPCGKADTNVQGNRVYMHPDSPNTGAHWMRQEISFGKLKLTNNKGASNNNGQMVVLQSLHKYQPRLHVVEVNEDGTEDTSQPGRVQTFTFPETQFIAVTAYQNTDITQLKIDHNPFAKGFRDNYDTYQADEDSVDWILGSKPGSDPLPLWISRIYTGCDMDRLTPSPNDSPRSQIVPGARYAMAGSFLPDQFVSNYAKARGFHPPHHHPGAGGGGAGVGPGGPERGVAPPNGLLSPQQAEEPGAPSPQRWFVAPSNNRLDFTASAYDPAGELAGNAATLLSYAAAGVKALPLQAAGCTGRPLGYYPDPSGWGARSPPQYCAKSLSCWANGGAGGGRAGANPYLPVGAGGGGEEPDGLAAPERSPLVAPPPPPPPPAEDSKPPKDLSDPSWIETPSSIKSIDSGDSGIYEQAKRRRLSPAGTPASESSSPLKSEPPLAPRDCDKPCAKDVGYYGFYAHS
- the TBR1 gene encoding T-box brain protein 1 isoform X2, with product MFPYPGQHNPAAAFSIASPGRYMAHHPVLANGAYNSLLSNSAPQGYPAAGYPYPQQYGHSYQGAPFYQFPSGAQAGLVPGKAQVYLCNRPLWLKFHRHQTEMIITKQGRRMFPFLSFNISGLDPTAHYNIFVDVILADPNHWRFQGGKWVPCGKADTNVQGNRVYMHPDSPNTGAHWMRQEISFGKLKLTNNKGASNNNGQMVVLQSLHKYQPRLHVVEVNEDGTEDTSQPGRVQTFTFPETQFIAVTAYQNTDITQLKIDHNPFAKGFRDNYDTIYTGCDMDRLTPSPNDSPRSQIVPGARYAMAGSFLPDQFVSNYAKARGFHPPHHHPGAGGGGAGVGPGGPERGVAPPNGLLSPQQAEEPGAPSPQRWFVAPSNNRLDFTASAYDPAGELAGNAATLLSYAAAGVKALPLQAAGCTGRPLGYYPDPSGWGARSPPQYCAKSLSCWANGGAGGGRAGANPYLPVGAGGGGEEPDGLAAPERSPLVAPPPPPPPPAEDSKPPKDLSDPSWIETPSSIKSIDSGDSGIYEQAKRRRLSPAGTPASESSSPLKSEPPLAPRDCDKPCAKDVGYYGFYAHS